One window of Spirochaetota bacterium genomic DNA carries:
- a CDS encoding alpha-amylase family glycosyl hydrolase, giving the protein MKSRIVIILVLIFISVFSYVGCQKLPTIVENLLGGQQTSQPSERSDDRPPSVQIINPRDYQAVSQTFSLFGFVVDDKSIDSVIILTSSGSVTIDASEFEITRNPQGFVYASFSKVLLFTSGGTNQVRVFAKDSSGKVSSTNTLNVIVDTQNPTLSILGFESASDRIVSTNFQLSILASDDTTVDGIFIAINTNVYTKISDTRNLVTNLIFANNTTNTIRVYSKDVVGKISEIREITLIVDINIPVISISEPQNGIWISSSNLVIRGTASVSSSASIGKIFVNIDNTSWEEIPTPSSSWMFQRVVNIQSSNVVIRAKVRDNINREGEASIVVGIDYTKPTVSITGPANTSTITQTTIVVNGTASDNVSGISVVQVKVNNGNYEDAIGKDTWSKQVGLTNGTNTIFAKAIDNAGNFNEVNVIVIVQGSGGGSGGGSGGGSGGGGGGSGGGSGGGGGGISFPGDGPEDPRDWRVYFVMTDRFVDGFSGNNNIYGDEYRAPNNDSSDALRYYNGGDFRGLINNLDYLKNMGFNAIWITPVVKQPPGRYVNSGQTYDAAGYHGYWGYDFDSIDPHLESPGATFDDLIREAHNRGIKIILDIVPNHAHGGDAHPSVKWFNDRLKVKFDGQWWEYNPTTDPYKNNPNVEGIWENNPGFFNYRGDYKLLDLLDFNECDPRTRQHIFNVYKKFIDRGVDGFRLDTVAYMRKQFWGLFADVMWEYAATTKNKPWFWIVGEAWVATRQEALSYSKFSSRGVLSLLDLHGSCMDFPGQAKGIFAGSTGFEQMANIMASDYSGGIDPTFLGTFVDNHDKPRFPGGYADNNSMVRMWRNALNWYYLARGIPIVYYGTEFEGTGDNINDYGDGEPKNRKFVGQDRINRLLSNPNNYPIYRHLRMLNRLREAEISLRRGSQVNIHLQGNLAVFKREYVSSVSYVVINKGDGNANYNLSLPNGNYRLLTPSGDSISTNNITVSSGSYNVNVSGNSFVVLVYSYPDPANSVSISGTYSTNMNRVIGNLWRGTINVTSTGNVNVYFNAVYSTTKTYGDNNEVGTFLPVSGDAVETSTDPITFEAPVTGPYQIEFNDATLAYTIKYVGSVPITTIVLRSFVGGANFVGVCGSYSPPTSANDTNNIVPGMTWWDSGPATVMTYKGTDSSGRNIWVWTSTSVPSGRNIEFKFRRNGVDWTPGANYRVVGGQSVDITYDWGLTSSQGSPNLNDTTPPTVSVSYPASNQMIMNQTNITIYGSASDDRSGVKEVFISINGSPFVLASGTTTWNYTTNLSINTTNLLRVFARDVSNNTSSTNAIPFTITNIPSTGITVKYFNNSWSSVNIHHNISGSWTTSPGESMTSEGNGWWSRNINGTSETFDFVFNNGSQWDNNLNRDYISKISYGNLIHVSNRIVNVGALYTGNAPVSVRVRYYRPDWTTVKIHYNNGSTWTTAPGEDMVNEGGGWWSKTISVVGNNYAVAFNNGSGTWDNNGGQDYKANIAFTNIIIRGKK; this is encoded by the coding sequence ATGAAGAGTAGAATAGTTATAATTCTGGTGTTGATCTTTATTTCAGTATTTTCTTATGTAGGGTGTCAGAAACTACCTACTATAGTTGAAAATCTACTAGGAGGACAACAAACTTCACAGCCTTCAGAGAGATCCGATGATAGACCCCCTTCAGTTCAAATTATAAATCCAAGGGATTATCAAGCAGTTAGTCAAACTTTTTCACTATTTGGTTTTGTTGTTGATGATAAGAGTATAGACAGCGTTATTATATTAACATCTTCTGGTAGTGTAACCATAGATGCTAGTGAGTTTGAGATAACTAGAAATCCTCAGGGTTTTGTATATGCTTCATTTTCAAAGGTTTTGTTATTTACATCTGGAGGGACTAACCAGGTAAGGGTTTTTGCTAAAGATAGTAGTGGTAAAGTTAGTTCAACTAATACTTTAAATGTTATAGTTGATACGCAGAATCCGACATTAAGTATTTTAGGTTTTGAAAGTGCATCTGATAGAATAGTTAGCACTAATTTCCAATTGAGTATTCTTGCTTCTGATGATACTACTGTGGATGGTATATTCATCGCTATAAACACCAATGTTTATACCAAAATATCAGATACAAGAAATCTAGTCACCAATCTAATTTTTGCTAATAACACTACTAACACCATAAGAGTCTACTCTAAAGACGTAGTAGGTAAAATAAGTGAGATTAGAGAAATTACGTTAATAGTTGATATTAATATACCGGTTATAAGCATATCTGAACCACAGAATGGTATTTGGATAAGTTCTAGTAACTTGGTTATAAGGGGAACTGCTAGTGTTTCTTCCTCTGCTTCAATAGGTAAGATATTTGTTAACATAGACAATACATCTTGGGAAGAAATACCAACGCCATCCTCTTCTTGGATGTTTCAGAGAGTAGTTAATATTCAGAGTAGTAATGTAGTTATAAGGGCGAAGGTTAGAGATAATATCAATAGAGAAGGGGAGGCTTCAATAGTGGTTGGTATTGACTATACTAAACCTACTGTCTCAATAACAGGTCCTGCTAACACCTCAACAATAACTCAAACAACGATTGTTGTTAATGGAACTGCTAGTGATAATGTAAGTGGTATTAGCGTAGTTCAAGTAAAAGTCAATAATGGAAATTATGAGGATGCTATAGGTAAGGATACTTGGAGTAAGCAAGTTGGTTTAACCAACGGGACTAACACTATATTCGCAAAGGCTATAGATAATGCGGGCAATTTCAATGAAGTCAATGTAATAGTTATCGTTCAGGGGTCTGGCGGAGGCAGTGGAGGTGGCTCCGGTGGCGGTTCTGGTGGAGGCGGAGGTGGCTCCGGTGGTGGTTCTGGCGGTGGGGGTGGAGGAATATCGTTTCCCGGTGATGGTCCTGAAGACCCAAGAGATTGGCGAGTCTATTTTGTTATGACTGATAGGTTTGTTGATGGATTTTCCGGTAATAACAATATTTATGGTGATGAGTATAGAGCTCCTAATAATGATAGTTCGGATGCTTTGAGGTATTATAACGGTGGTGATTTCAGGGGACTTATAAATAACCTTGATTACTTAAAGAATATGGGCTTCAATGCTATTTGGATTACTCCTGTTGTAAAGCAACCACCAGGAAGATATGTCAACAGTGGTCAAACCTACGACGCAGCTGGTTATCATGGATACTGGGGATATGATTTTGATAGTATTGATCCACATTTAGAATCTCCGGGTGCAACATTTGATGACCTAATAAGAGAAGCACACAATAGAGGTATAAAAATAATACTTGACATTGTTCCTAACCACGCTCATGGTGGTGATGCGCATCCAAGTGTTAAGTGGTTTAATGATAGGCTGAAGGTTAAGTTTGATGGACAGTGGTGGGAGTATAATCCAACTACAGACCCATATAAAAATAATCCTAATGTAGAAGGTATATGGGAGAATAATCCAGGTTTCTTTAATTATAGAGGTGATTACAAACTTCTTGATCTGCTTGACTTCAATGAGTGTGATCCAAGAACGCGACAACACATTTTCAATGTTTATAAGAAGTTTATTGACAGGGGAGTTGATGGGTTTAGGCTTGATACAGTTGCGTATATGAGAAAGCAGTTCTGGGGACTCTTTGCTGATGTTATGTGGGAGTATGCCGCGACGACTAAAAACAAGCCTTGGTTCTGGATTGTAGGTGAAGCATGGGTTGCTACAAGGCAAGAGGCATTGAGTTATTCAAAGTTTTCATCAAGAGGTGTTCTGTCGTTGCTTGACCTACACGGCTCTTGTATGGATTTTCCAGGTCAAGCAAAAGGAATATTTGCTGGTAGCACTGGTTTTGAACAGATGGCTAACATTATGGCTAGTGATTACAGTGGAGGTATTGACCCAACATTCCTGGGAACATTCGTTGATAACCACGATAAGCCAAGATTTCCCGGAGGATATGCGGATAACAATTCTATGGTTAGAATGTGGAGAAATGCCCTTAACTGGTACTATTTAGCGAGAGGTATTCCTATTGTTTATTATGGAACAGAGTTTGAGGGAACTGGGGATAATATAAATGATTACGGCGATGGTGAGCCAAAAAATAGAAAGTTTGTTGGTCAGGATAGGATAAATAGGTTACTATCAAACCCAAATAACTATCCTATATATAGACATCTAAGAATGTTAAATAGGTTAAGAGAGGCGGAAATATCTCTGAGGAGAGGATCTCAAGTAAATATTCATTTACAAGGAAATCTCGCAGTATTCAAAAGAGAGTATGTTAGTTCAGTATCTTATGTTGTTATAAACAAAGGGGATGGTAATGCGAACTACAACCTATCTCTTCCAAATGGTAATTATAGACTTTTAACGCCATCAGGTGACTCAATTTCAACTAATAACATAACAGTTAGCTCTGGTAGTTATAATGTTAATGTTTCGGGTAATAGTTTTGTAGTATTAGTCTATAGTTATCCAGACCCTGCTAATAGTGTATCAATATCTGGCACATACTCAACGAATATGAATAGAGTTATAGGAAATCTATGGAGAGGAACTATAAATGTTACATCAACTGGTAATGTGAATGTTTATTTCAACGCGGTCTATTCAACTACGAAAACTTATGGTGATAACAACGAAGTTGGAACATTCTTACCAGTTAGTGGAGATGCTGTTGAAACTTCAACTGATCCTATAACATTTGAAGCACCTGTTACGGGTCCTTACCAGATAGAGTTTAATGATGCTACACTTGCTTATACCATAAAATATGTTGGTAGCGTGCCAATAACTACGATAGTATTAAGATCCTTTGTCGGAGGAGCAAACTTTGTTGGAGTTTGTGGTAGTTATTCTCCACCCACGAGTGCTAATGATACTAACAACATAGTTCCAGGTATGACTTGGTGGGATAGTGGTCCTGCTACTGTAATGACATACAAAGGTACTGATAGTAGCGGTAGAAATATATGGGTTTGGACTTCTACTTCGGTTCCTAGCGGTAGAAATATTGAGTTTAAGTTCAGAAGGAATGGTGTAGATTGGACACCAGGTGCTAATTACAGAGTTGTAGGAGGTCAATCAGTAGATATAACTTATGACTGGGGCTTAACATCTAGTCAAGGCTCTCCTAACTTAAATGATACAACTCCACCGACTGTTAGTGTGTCATATCCAGCAAGCAATCAGATGATAATGAACCAGACTAACATAACAATTTACGGTAGTGCCTCGGATGATAGGAGTGGCGTAAAAGAAGTGTTTATATCTATAAATGGATCTCCTTTTGTCTTGGCTTCAGGAACAACAACTTGGAACTATACAACTAATCTTTCAATAAATACGACTAATCTGTTAAGGGTATTCGCAAGAGATGTTTCAAACAATACAAGTTCTACTAATGCTATACCATTTACAATTACAAATATTCCATCCACCGGAATAACAGTCAAGTATTTTAACAACAGTTGGAGTAGTGTGAATATCCATCACAATATCAGTGGTAGTTGGACTACTTCTCCGGGTGAATCAATGACTAGTGAAGGAAATGGTTGGTGGAGTAGAAATATAAACGGAACTTCTGAAACTTTTGATTTTGTCTTCAACAATGGCTCTCAATGGGACAACAACTTGAATAGAGATTATATCTCAAAAATATCTTATGGTAATCTGATACATGTAAGCAACAGAATAGTTAATGTTGGAGCTTTATACACAGGCAACGCCCCTGTTAGTGTTAGAGTTAGATACTACAGACCTGACTGGACTACAGTCAAGATACACTACAATAATGGTAGTACTTGGACTACTGCTCCAGGTGAGGATATGGTAAATGAAGGAGGTGGTTGGTGGAGTAAGACCATAAGTGTCGTTGGTAATAACTACGCTGTAGCCTTTAATAATGGAAGTGGAACTTGGGATAACAACGGAGGACAGGACTACAAAGCAAATATTGCATTCACTAATATAATTATAAGGGGTAA